One stretch of Oncorhynchus clarkii lewisi isolate Uvic-CL-2024 chromosome 3, UVic_Ocla_1.0, whole genome shotgun sequence DNA includes these proteins:
- the LOC139390979 gene encoding E3 ubiquitin-protein ligase rnf146 has translation MASCGEVDHTLSSLPSSKKGSGDSACSVSSGSSPALPVPECAICLQSCVHPVQLPCRHVFCFLCVKGASWQSKRCALCRQEVPEDFLEHPTLLSPEELKTGGWGATGDNAWYYEGRNGWWQYDERTSRELEDAFSKGKKTAEMLIAGFLYVADLENMVQYRRNEHGRRRKIKRDVVDIPKKGVAGLRLDTEGGAQGSAAAGRGNSADGADTSAAAVQQAAASPATSTVLSAPARPPTSLGGQPGSPTSPSLEDTLALLHISPTDAPERAEVGEGEEGEEEATATPSMSSGPNTSVDGSGDWSDDEGDGEAVDPREQRQRLGESPEDRSPPGAEASSSSSVRSRRPDGQCTEV, from the coding sequence ATGGCTAGCTGTGGTGAGGTTGACCACACTTTGAGCTCGCTCCCATCCAGTAAGAAGGGGAGTGGTGACTCTGCCTGCTCTGTTTCCAGTGGCTCATCACCTGCCCTGCCTGTCCCAGAATGTGCCATTTGCCTGCAGAGCTGTGTTCACCCTGTCCAGCTACCCTGCCGCCATGTCTTCTGCTTCCTGTGTGTGAAAGGGGCGTCCTGGCAGAGCAAGCGCTGTGCTCTCTGTAGACAGGAGGTTCCCGAGGACTTCCTGGAGCACCCCACTCTGCTGTCCCCCGAAGAGCTTAAGACCGGAGGGTGGGGTGCCACAGGGGACAATGCCTGGTACTATGAGGGAAGGAATGGCTGGTGGCAGTATGACGAAAGGACCAGTCGTGAGCTGGAGGACGCTTTCTCCAAGGGCAAGAAGACGGCTGAGATGCTGATAGCCGGGTTCCTGTACGTGGCCGACCTGGAGAACATGGTGCAGTACCGGCGCAATGAGCACGGCCGCCGCCGCAAGATAAAACGGGACGTTGTGGACATCCCCAAGAAAGGGGTGGCGGGCCTCCGTCTGGACACCGAGGGTGGCGCGCAGGGGTCCGCTGCGGCAGGGAGAGGGAACTCTGCAGACGGGGCTGATACTTCAGCAGCCGCAGTGCAGCAGGCTGCAGCCTCTCCAGCTACCTCCacagtcctgtctgctcctgcCAGGCCTCCCACCTCTCTGGGGGGCCAGCCTGGCAGCCCGACCAGCCCCTCCCTGGAGGACACCCTGGCCCTGCTCCACATCAGTCCCACAGATGCGCCTGAGAGGGCTGaggttggagagggagaggagggggaagaagaggcCACTGCTACACCCTCCATGTCATCTGGTCCTAACACCTCTGTGGATGGTTCTGGGGACTGGAGCGACGACgagggggatggggaggcagTGGATCCCCGGGAGCAGAGACAGCGTTTGGGGGAGAGCCCAGAGGACAGGTCCCCCCCTGGGGCTGAGGCCTCCAGCAGCAGTAGTGTGAGGTCGCGAAGGCCTGACGGCCAGTGTACTGAAGTGTGA